The Petropleomorpha daqingensis genome includes a window with the following:
- a CDS encoding chemotaxis protein CheA yields the protein MDGLDDIVEEFLVESHENLDQLDTDLVALEQEPNSRERLSSIFRTIHTIKGTSGFLAFNRLEEVTHVGENMLSRLRDGELALTPTRTSVLLQMVDTVRSLLTSIESTGGEGTVDVSAVVAAITGAMEDGAAAEAPAAEPAAKPAATRVRKTAAKSTAAKAPAAKAAPARKAAPAKKAAPARAAATKAPAAAPIADVEDVAPEVPVTGSPLAPAVETPLPEATVPQPRPAADDEEHPQQEARRGVADSTIRVDVDLLDELMLLVGELVLTRNQIVQYVGRTNDTDLLRASQRLNLIASELQEGVMKTRMQPIDHIWSKLPRVVRDLGLQLKKTIRLEMEGRDTELDKTLLEAVKDPLTHLVRNSVDHGIEASDVRKAKGKPAEGVLTLRARHESGQVVVEVADDGAGIDSAKIGAKAVERGLISADALNRMGPQDLLQLIFLPGFSTAAAVTNVSGRGVGMDVVKTNIESIGGTIEVESQPGEGTVMRLRIPLTLAIVPALTVECSGDRYAIPQISLQELVALDAEKAATAVEEVGGAPVYRLRGELLPLVRLTDVLDLPSDRHDGHLVIAVLRSEGRRFGLVVDRVLNTEEIVVKALGGQLKSIGLYSGATVLGDGAIALILDVQALSRRALRTETTERQESREAAAAALASSDRDRQRMLLAAIGGGRRVAIPLDTVTRLEQVRTEAVERVGNREVVQYRGAILPMVRLDRHLGAYGETDREVLEVIVYSDHGRSVAIVVEEILDIVDGETAVRSDIDDMGLLGSAVLGDKVTELLDVRAAILAADPAFYDVPLNALPTTDAVAAPLLEV from the coding sequence GTGGACGGTCTGGACGACATCGTCGAGGAGTTCTTGGTCGAGAGTCATGAGAACCTCGACCAGCTGGACACGGACCTCGTCGCCCTGGAGCAGGAGCCGAACTCGCGCGAGCGGCTGTCCAGCATCTTCCGCACGATCCACACGATCAAGGGCACGAGCGGCTTCCTGGCGTTCAACCGGCTCGAAGAGGTCACCCACGTCGGCGAGAACATGCTCTCCCGGCTGCGGGACGGCGAGCTCGCCCTGACGCCCACGCGCACCAGCGTGCTGCTGCAGATGGTCGACACCGTGCGCTCGCTGCTCACCTCGATCGAGTCCACCGGTGGCGAGGGGACGGTCGACGTGTCCGCCGTCGTCGCGGCCATCACCGGCGCGATGGAGGACGGCGCTGCCGCCGAGGCGCCGGCCGCCGAGCCCGCCGCGAAGCCGGCCGCGACCCGCGTCCGCAAGACCGCCGCGAAGAGCACGGCCGCCAAGGCCCCGGCCGCGAAGGCCGCCCCCGCGAGGAAGGCCGCGCCCGCCAAGAAGGCCGCGCCCGCCCGCGCCGCGGCGACGAAGGCGCCGGCCGCCGCGCCGATCGCCGACGTCGAGGACGTCGCGCCGGAGGTCCCTGTGACCGGGTCCCCGCTCGCGCCGGCCGTCGAGACGCCGCTGCCCGAGGCCACCGTGCCCCAGCCGCGCCCGGCCGCCGACGACGAGGAGCACCCCCAGCAGGAGGCCCGCCGCGGCGTCGCCGACAGCACCATCCGCGTGGACGTCGACCTGCTCGACGAGCTGATGCTGCTCGTCGGTGAGCTGGTCCTCACCCGCAACCAGATCGTCCAGTACGTCGGCCGGACGAACGACACCGATCTGCTGCGCGCCTCCCAGCGGCTCAACCTCATCGCCAGCGAGCTGCAGGAGGGCGTCATGAAGACGCGCATGCAGCCGATCGACCACATCTGGTCGAAGCTGCCGCGCGTCGTCCGCGACCTCGGCCTGCAGCTGAAGAAGACCATCCGCCTGGAGATGGAGGGCCGGGACACCGAGCTCGACAAGACCCTCCTCGAGGCGGTCAAGGACCCGCTGACCCACCTGGTCCGCAACTCCGTCGACCACGGCATCGAGGCCTCCGACGTCCGCAAGGCCAAGGGCAAGCCCGCCGAGGGCGTGCTCACCCTCCGCGCCCGGCACGAGAGCGGGCAGGTCGTCGTGGAGGTCGCCGACGACGGCGCCGGCATCGACTCGGCCAAGATCGGCGCCAAGGCCGTCGAGCGCGGCCTCATCTCCGCCGACGCGCTCAACCGGATGGGCCCGCAGGACCTCCTGCAGCTGATCTTCCTGCCCGGCTTCTCCACGGCCGCGGCGGTCACCAACGTCTCCGGCCGCGGTGTCGGCATGGACGTGGTCAAGACCAACATCGAGTCCATCGGCGGCACCATCGAGGTCGAGTCGCAGCCCGGCGAGGGCACGGTCATGCGGCTGCGGATCCCGCTGACGCTGGCGATCGTCCCGGCGCTGACCGTCGAGTGCTCCGGTGACCGCTACGCCATCCCGCAGATCAGCCTCCAGGAGCTGGTGGCCCTCGACGCCGAGAAGGCCGCGACCGCGGTCGAGGAGGTCGGCGGCGCGCCGGTCTACCGCCTGCGCGGCGAGCTGCTCCCGCTGGTCCGGCTCACCGACGTCCTCGACCTGCCCAGCGACCGGCACGACGGGCACCTCGTCATCGCCGTGCTGCGTTCGGAGGGCCGGCGTTTCGGCCTGGTCGTCGACCGCGTCCTCAACACCGAGGAGATCGTGGTCAAGGCGCTCGGCGGCCAGCTGAAGTCGATCGGGCTGTACTCCGGCGCCACGGTGCTCGGCGACGGCGCGATCGCGCTGATCCTCGACGTCCAGGCGCTCTCCCGGCGCGCGCTGCGCACCGAGACCACCGAGCGCCAGGAGTCGCGGGAGGCCGCCGCGGCTGCCCTCGCCTCCAGCGACCGCGACCGCCAGCGGATGCTGCTGGCCGCGATCGGTGGCGGTCGCCGCGTGGCGATCCCGCTCGACACGGTCACCCGCCTCGAGCAGGTGCGCACCGAGGCCGTCGAGCGGGTCGGCAACCGCGAGGTCGTGCAGTACCGCGGCGCGATCCTGCCCATGGTCCGGCTCGACCGGCACCTGGGCGCCTACGGCGAGACCGACCGCGAGGTGCTCGAGGTCATCGTCTACTCCGACCACGGCCGCAGCGTGGCCATCGTCGTGGAGGAGATCCTCGACATCGTGGACGGCGAGACGGCCGTGCGCAGCGACATCGACGACATGGGCCTGCTCGGCTCCGCCGTCCTCGGCGACAAGGTGACCGAGCTGCTCGACGTCCGGGCCGCGATCCTGGCCGCCGACCCGGCCTTCTACGACGTCCCCCTCAACGCCCTGCCGACGACCGACGCCGTCGCGGCTCCCCTGCTGGAGGTCTGA
- a CDS encoding response regulator, with product MKILVADDSRVMRQIVIRTLRQAGYDDHEIVEAEDGADALAKVGSEKPDLVLSDWNMPNMTGIECLQALRSSGSDVPFGFVTSEGSPEMREKAANAGAIFLIAKPFNEDTFKEHLDGVIA from the coding sequence GTGAAGATCCTCGTCGCTGACGACAGCCGCGTGATGCGGCAGATCGTCATCCGCACGCTCCGCCAGGCCGGTTACGACGACCACGAGATCGTCGAGGCCGAGGACGGCGCCGACGCGCTGGCCAAGGTCGGCTCGGAGAAGCCGGACCTGGTCCTGTCCGACTGGAACATGCCCAACATGACCGGCATCGAGTGCCTGCAGGCGCTGCGCTCCTCGGGCTCGGACGTGCCGTTCGGCTTCGTCACCTCGGAGGGCTCGCCCGAGATGCGGGAGAAGGCGGCCAACGCCGGTGCCATCTTCCTCATCGCCAAGCCGTTCAACGAGGACACGTTCAAGGAGCACCTGGACGGGGTGATCGCATGA
- a CDS encoding ATP-binding protein: MTWPLRPLPDGRGEVWRWHLDGIAELPSARSVLRSRLDDVGFPPEQDDPAAEQLILAFDELASNALRHGESPVVATVVAGSGGWLLDVSDRAAGVMPAPAVDRDPAQGGLGLHLVARLSVAHGWYVDGSCKHVWACLPSEQKDRSPALV, from the coding sequence ATGACCTGGCCATTACGGCCGTTGCCGGATGGTCGCGGGGAGGTCTGGCGGTGGCACCTCGACGGGATAGCGGAACTCCCGTCGGCCCGCTCCGTCTTGCGGAGCAGGCTGGACGACGTCGGATTTCCCCCGGAGCAGGACGATCCCGCTGCTGAGCAGCTCATCCTCGCCTTCGACGAGCTCGCCTCCAACGCGCTGCGCCACGGAGAGTCCCCGGTGGTGGCGACGGTCGTCGCCGGCAGCGGTGGCTGGCTGCTCGACGTGAGCGACCGCGCGGCCGGCGTCATGCCGGCCCCAGCGGTCGACCGCGACCCGGCGCAGGGGGGCCTGGGGCTGCACCTGGTGGCCCGGCTCTCGGTGGCGCACGGGTGGTACGTCGACGGCAGCTGCAAGCACGTGTGGGCCTGCCTGCCGAGCGAGCAGAAGGATCGCAGCCCAGCGCTGGTCTGA
- a CDS encoding protein-glutamate methylesterase/protein-glutamine glutaminase: MDRIKVMVVDDSVVVRKIVTDVLSEDPAIEVVGTAVNGKVAVSKLEQLKPDLVTMDIEMPEMNGIEAVRAIRAGQGGSGRSRVPIIMFSTLTERGASATLDALSAGANDYVTKPANVGSVAQSMESVRQQLIPKIKALTGRPATPAGHRAPAPAALPPRAPAPRTAPARKPAVLVIGSSTGGPEALARVLPALPASLPVPILLVQHMPPVFTRQFAQRLDRLCALRVVEAVDGTPLQPGTVHLAPGDRHLVVRRTARGLQTALTQDPPENFCRPAVDPLFRSAVAAYDGAVLGLVLTGMGSDGRNGAGAIREAGGTVLVQDQQTSVVWGMPGAVTQAGLADEVLPLDRVAEAIHRHLSGVAPVTAVPATAGGLR, from the coding sequence GTGGACCGGATCAAGGTGATGGTGGTCGACGACTCGGTCGTCGTCCGGAAGATCGTCACCGACGTGCTGTCCGAGGACCCGGCCATCGAGGTCGTCGGGACCGCCGTGAACGGCAAGGTCGCGGTCAGCAAGCTCGAGCAGCTCAAGCCCGACCTCGTCACGATGGACATCGAGATGCCGGAGATGAACGGCATCGAGGCGGTCCGGGCGATCCGCGCCGGTCAGGGCGGATCCGGGCGCAGCCGCGTGCCGATCATCATGTTCAGCACGCTGACCGAGCGCGGCGCCTCGGCCACCCTCGACGCGCTGTCGGCGGGCGCGAACGACTACGTGACCAAGCCGGCCAACGTCGGCAGCGTCGCCCAGTCCATGGAGAGCGTGCGCCAGCAGCTCATCCCGAAGATCAAGGCGCTGACCGGTCGCCCGGCCACCCCCGCCGGGCACCGCGCGCCCGCGCCGGCCGCCCTCCCGCCCCGCGCCCCGGCCCCGCGGACGGCGCCGGCCCGCAAGCCCGCCGTCCTCGTGATCGGCTCCTCGACCGGCGGCCCCGAGGCGCTCGCCCGGGTGCTGCCGGCCCTGCCGGCGTCCCTGCCCGTGCCGATCCTGCTCGTGCAGCACATGCCGCCGGTCTTCACCCGCCAGTTCGCCCAGCGTCTCGACCGGCTCTGCGCGCTGCGCGTGGTGGAGGCGGTCGACGGGACCCCGCTGCAGCCGGGCACCGTGCACCTCGCCCCCGGCGACCGGCACCTCGTCGTCCGCCGGACCGCCCGGGGACTGCAGACCGCCCTGACCCAGGACCCGCCGGAGAACTTCTGCCGCCCCGCGGTGGACCCGCTGTTCCGCTCGGCCGTCGCCGCCTACGACGGCGCCGTGCTCGGTCTCGTGCTCACCGGCATGGGCTCCGACGGCCGCAACGGCGCCGGTGCCATCCGCGAGGCGGGCGGCACCGTGCTGGTCCAGGACCAGCAGACCTCGGTCGTCTGGGGCATGCCGGGCGCCGTCACCCAGGCCGGCCTCGCCGACGAGGTCCTCCCCCTCGATCGCGTCGCCGAGGCGATCCACCGTCACCTGTCCGGCGTTGCACCCGTCACCGCCGTTCCTGCCACCGCTGGAGGACTCCGATGA
- a CDS encoding SpoIIE family protein phosphatase, with amino-acid sequence MTEQPPPAERPRRVPLRVVVDAGGELDPDDLAGVLEAMPAAFFLLDRQWRFRYVNAEMDRLLHLPREELLGRSIWDVYPRMVGSRFEAAYRDAVASGQSITFEAQYSGELPGWYEVRAWPRPDGLAVYFFDITARHTAEETARRATARLDLLSRVNAELSGALDSVSALGRLARIVVPTLTDACIVTVVDRDGRARDVGSWHADPGKRGLLARYADIRLETLPPTSPVALALTAGTPVTEPVADVLALMRPGPARDLLEQLGPERAAVLPLPAADRTVGVLTLYHDAGRVVGPQDVETAREVAAQAGRAVDRVHRQSQQAKLAEALQRSLLTEPPGIPHAEVVVRYVPAAEAARVGGDWYDAFLQQDGTPVLVIGDVVGHDTAAAAMMGQLRGLLRGVAHHSGDGPAAVLRGLDEAIASMHTGALATAAVARFEGLAGDDGVLMRWANAGHPPPFLLTPDRQVAVLGGRFGDLMLGVDPTADRVESTLDVVPGSVVLLYTDGLIERRGSTLDDGLDRLRGCLEELAGRPLGELCDQVLDRMLQGTPEDDVALVALLVRPDPQPR; translated from the coding sequence GTGACCGAGCAGCCACCTCCGGCCGAGCGACCCCGGCGCGTCCCGCTCCGCGTGGTCGTCGACGCCGGCGGTGAGCTCGACCCCGACGACCTCGCCGGCGTGCTCGAGGCGATGCCGGCGGCGTTCTTCCTCCTCGACCGGCAATGGCGCTTCCGCTACGTGAACGCGGAGATGGACCGGCTGCTGCACCTGCCCCGCGAGGAGCTGCTCGGCCGCTCGATCTGGGACGTCTACCCGCGCATGGTCGGCAGCCGGTTCGAGGCCGCGTACCGCGACGCGGTGGCGTCCGGGCAGTCGATCACGTTCGAGGCGCAGTACTCCGGAGAGCTGCCCGGCTGGTACGAGGTGCGCGCGTGGCCCCGACCCGACGGCCTGGCGGTGTACTTCTTCGACATCACCGCCCGGCACACCGCCGAGGAGACGGCGCGCCGGGCCACCGCCCGGCTGGACCTGCTGTCTCGGGTCAACGCGGAGCTCTCCGGCGCCCTCGACAGCGTCTCGGCGCTCGGCCGGCTGGCCCGCATCGTCGTCCCGACGCTGACCGACGCGTGCATCGTCACGGTGGTCGACCGCGACGGCCGCGCCCGGGACGTCGGCTCCTGGCACGCCGACCCGGGCAAGCGCGGGCTGCTGGCCCGCTACGCCGACATCCGCCTGGAGACGCTGCCGCCGACCTCGCCGGTCGCGCTCGCGCTCACCGCGGGCACGCCGGTCACCGAGCCGGTGGCCGACGTCCTGGCGCTCATGCGCCCTGGCCCGGCGCGCGATCTGCTCGAGCAGCTCGGGCCCGAGCGGGCCGCCGTCCTCCCGCTGCCCGCGGCCGACCGCACCGTCGGCGTCCTCACGCTCTACCACGACGCCGGGCGGGTGGTCGGGCCCCAGGACGTCGAGACCGCCCGGGAGGTCGCCGCCCAGGCCGGCCGGGCCGTCGACCGGGTGCACCGGCAGAGCCAGCAGGCCAAGCTCGCCGAGGCGCTGCAGCGCAGCCTGCTGACCGAGCCTCCGGGCATCCCGCACGCGGAGGTCGTCGTCCGGTACGTCCCGGCCGCGGAGGCCGCGCGGGTGGGCGGTGACTGGTACGACGCCTTCCTGCAGCAGGACGGGACGCCGGTGCTCGTGATCGGCGACGTCGTCGGCCACGACACCGCCGCGGCGGCGATGATGGGCCAGCTGCGCGGGCTGCTGCGCGGTGTCGCCCACCACAGCGGCGACGGGCCGGCCGCGGTCCTGCGCGGGCTGGACGAGGCGATCGCCTCGATGCACACCGGCGCGCTCGCCACGGCCGCCGTCGCGCGGTTCGAGGGTCTCGCGGGGGACGACGGCGTCCTGATGCGCTGGGCGAACGCCGGCCACCCGCCACCGTTCCTGCTCACGCCCGACCGGCAGGTGGCGGTGCTCGGCGGGCGGTTCGGGGACCTCATGCTCGGCGTCGACCCCACCGCGGACCGCGTCGAGTCGACGCTCGACGTCGTCCCGGGCAGCGTCGTCCTGCTCTACACCGACGGGCTCATCGAGCGGCGCGGCAGCACCCTGGACGACGGGCTCGACCGGCTGCGCGGGTGCCTGGAAGAGCTGGCCGGCCGGCCGCTGGGCGAGCTCTGCGACCAGGTGCTCGACCGCATGCTGCAGGGCACTCCGGAGGACGACGTCGCGCTCGTCGCGCTGCTGGTCAGGCCGGACCCGCAACCCCGCTGA
- a CDS encoding chemotaxis protein CheX, with protein sequence MTAFPTTGSDTGERRRAGDTRPVISALIDEATVQAIAEEAWIALVGEDEVLVPLPGDLPADPLSSWVDVVGPWTGSVVLTTGAQTAAELTRALLGDYAPDLLEHEDVADAFGEIANVVGGNVKAALPGPSALSLPEVGNPPAVRNPADVVRIDVLWRGQPVSISVQGALPPLPVAHH encoded by the coding sequence GTGACCGCCTTCCCGACGACCGGGTCCGACACGGGGGAGCGCCGTCGCGCCGGCGACACCCGACCGGTCATCTCCGCGCTGATCGACGAGGCCACCGTCCAGGCCATCGCCGAGGAGGCGTGGATCGCCCTGGTCGGCGAGGACGAGGTGCTCGTCCCGCTGCCCGGTGACCTGCCGGCCGACCCGCTGTCCAGCTGGGTCGACGTCGTCGGCCCGTGGACCGGCAGCGTGGTGCTCACCACCGGCGCCCAGACGGCCGCCGAGCTCACCCGCGCGCTGCTCGGCGACTACGCCCCCGACCTGCTCGAGCACGAGGACGTCGCGGACGCGTTCGGCGAGATCGCCAACGTGGTCGGCGGCAACGTCAAGGCCGCTCTCCCCGGCCCCTCCGCGCTCAGCCTCCCCGAGGTCGGCAACCCGCCGGCCGTCCGGAACCCCGCCGACGTCGTCCGCATCGACGTCCTGTGGCGTGGCCAGCCGGTCTCGATCTCCGTGCAGGGTGCACTCCCGCCCCTGCCGGTGGCCCATCACTGA
- a CDS encoding response regulator — MIDDSRAMRRIVSQILEGLGYEVRDAGHGREGLDVLDEGWIPDLCTVDWNMPVMDGLQFVSAVRANPALRSVTIMMVTSESEHTQIVRALAAGAHEYVIKPFTADAIRDKLALLGLLPEEALL; from the coding sequence GTGATCGACGACTCCCGCGCCATGCGCCGGATCGTCTCGCAGATCCTGGAGGGCCTCGGGTACGAGGTCCGCGACGCCGGCCACGGCCGGGAGGGGCTCGACGTCCTCGACGAGGGCTGGATCCCCGACCTGTGCACCGTGGACTGGAACATGCCGGTGATGGACGGGCTGCAGTTCGTCTCCGCCGTCCGCGCCAACCCCGCCCTGCGGAGCGTGACGATCATGATGGTCACCTCCGAGAGCGAGCACACGCAGATCGTGCGCGCTCTGGCGGCCGGTGCCCACGAGTACGTGATCAAGCCGTTCACGGCCGACGCGATCCGCGACAAGCTGGCGCTGCTCGGCCTGCTGCCCGAGGAGGCCCTGCTGTGA
- a CDS encoding CheR family methyltransferase — translation MTLATTNFDWVRQLVHRESAIVLQPGKEYLVEARLLPIARSMGLADVGKLVDAVRSRPDPDSTRRIVEALTTNETSWFRDGDPFTALTSTVLPSLVAARGPNEPLKIWSAACSSGQEPYTIAMLLEDALPSAATRVAITATDLSREMVERTRAGRFTQLEVNRGLPAPMLVRHFTRAGNEWEVAPALKRMVTASECNLAAPALPPMGPFDVVYLRNVLIYFDLSTKQAILRRVRAVMRPDGWLFLGAAETTLGVDDSWERVVIGRSSAYRPLKGA, via the coding sequence ATGACCCTCGCCACCACCAACTTCGACTGGGTGCGCCAGCTCGTGCACCGGGAGAGCGCGATCGTTCTCCAGCCGGGCAAGGAGTACCTGGTCGAGGCGCGGCTGCTGCCGATCGCCCGGTCCATGGGCCTGGCCGACGTCGGCAAGCTCGTCGACGCCGTCCGCAGCCGGCCCGACCCCGACTCCACCCGGCGGATCGTCGAGGCGCTGACCACGAACGAGACGTCCTGGTTCCGGGACGGCGACCCGTTCACCGCCCTGACCTCGACCGTGCTGCCGTCGCTGGTCGCGGCCCGCGGGCCGAACGAGCCGCTGAAGATCTGGTCGGCGGCGTGCTCGAGCGGCCAGGAGCCGTACACGATCGCGATGCTGCTCGAGGACGCGCTGCCGAGCGCGGCGACGCGGGTCGCCATCACCGCCACGGACCTCTCCCGCGAGATGGTCGAGCGGACCCGGGCCGGGCGGTTCACCCAGCTCGAGGTCAACCGCGGCCTGCCGGCGCCGATGCTGGTGCGCCACTTCACCCGCGCGGGCAACGAGTGGGAGGTCGCTCCGGCGCTCAAGCGCATGGTGACCGCCAGCGAGTGCAACCTCGCCGCGCCGGCGTTGCCGCCGATGGGCCCGTTCGACGTGGTCTACCTGCGCAACGTCCTCATCTACTTCGACCTGAGCACCAAGCAGGCGATCCTCCGGCGGGTGCGTGCGGTCATGCGCCCCGACGGGTGGCTGTTCCTGGGCGCCGCGGAGACGACTCTCGGCGTCGACGACTCATGGGAGCGGGTCGTCATCGGCCGCAGCTCCGCCTACCGCCCGCTGAAGGGGGCCTGA
- a CDS encoding methyl-accepting chemotaxis protein, whose translation MTQHETGRSARSALWGDRGVRTKVLTAVAVAVVVAVAIGVLGLSALSTAAGRTQELYSGNLAGTKAADEMIVSVYTVRKDIRDVVITPDPADAAKVLDGIADAKAAFHDAADAYLAAGPTAAQRALLDQAVTAFDEYVDKATTVLGPLGVANDYAGFYAVNKAQVSPIAQQVEDLLGKLAAGEDTSAQAAATQAHEDFVSQRTLVIVVLVVGAALGLLIGFLVARALARGVGRVHDVAEALADGDLTRTAGLTTRDELGRMGAALDTAIANLRGLMASVAGSADAVAASSEELSASSAQISASAEETSAQSGVVSAAAEEVSRNVQTVAAGAEQMGASIREIASNAAEASEVAARAVSAAETTTATVAKLGDSSAEIGNVVKVITSIAEQTNLLALNATIEAARAGEAGKGFAVVANEVKELAQETAKATEDIARRVEAIQADTGAAVTAIEEISAIVAQISDRQTTIASAVEEQTATTNEMSRSVTEAAGGTTEIAGNITGVSTAAESTTQALTQTRTAVDELSRMAADLRTTVATFTY comes from the coding sequence ATGACTCAGCACGAGACCGGCCGGTCGGCCCGTTCCGCCCTCTGGGGCGACCGAGGTGTCCGCACCAAGGTCCTGACGGCGGTCGCCGTCGCGGTGGTCGTCGCCGTGGCCATCGGCGTCCTGGGGCTGTCCGCCCTGAGCACCGCCGCCGGCCGGACGCAGGAGCTGTACTCCGGCAACCTCGCCGGTACCAAGGCGGCCGACGAGATGATCGTCAGCGTCTACACGGTCCGGAAGGACATCCGGGACGTCGTCATCACGCCCGACCCGGCCGACGCGGCGAAGGTCCTCGACGGCATCGCCGACGCGAAGGCCGCCTTCCACGACGCGGCCGACGCCTATCTCGCCGCCGGGCCGACCGCGGCGCAGCGGGCGCTGCTGGACCAGGCCGTCACGGCGTTCGACGAGTACGTGGACAAGGCCACGACCGTCCTGGGTCCCCTCGGCGTGGCCAACGACTACGCCGGCTTCTACGCCGTCAACAAGGCGCAGGTCAGCCCGATCGCCCAGCAGGTGGAGGACCTGCTCGGCAAGCTGGCCGCCGGCGAGGACACGTCCGCCCAGGCCGCCGCCACGCAGGCCCACGAGGACTTCGTCTCGCAGCGGACGCTGGTGATCGTCGTCCTGGTCGTCGGCGCCGCGCTCGGCCTGCTGATCGGCTTCCTCGTCGCCCGGGCCCTGGCGCGAGGCGTCGGGCGGGTCCATGACGTCGCCGAGGCCCTCGCCGACGGCGACCTGACCCGCACCGCCGGCCTGACCACCCGGGACGAGCTCGGCCGGATGGGTGCGGCGCTCGACACGGCCATCGCCAACCTGCGCGGCCTGATGGCCTCGGTCGCCGGCTCGGCCGACGCCGTCGCCGCCTCCTCCGAGGAGCTGTCGGCGTCGTCCGCGCAGATCTCCGCGTCGGCGGAGGAGACCAGCGCGCAGTCCGGCGTCGTGTCGGCTGCAGCGGAGGAGGTCAGCCGGAACGTGCAGACCGTGGCCGCGGGTGCCGAGCAGATGGGCGCCTCGATCCGGGAGATCGCGTCGAACGCGGCCGAGGCGTCGGAGGTGGCGGCCCGCGCGGTCAGCGCCGCCGAGACCACGACCGCGACGGTGGCGAAGCTCGGGGACTCCTCGGCCGAGATCGGCAACGTGGTGAAGGTGATCACGAGCATCGCGGAGCAGACGAACCTGCTGGCGCTGAACGCGACGATCGAGGCCGCGCGGGCCGGGGAGGCCGGGAAGGGCTTCGCCGTCGTGGCCAACGAGGTCAAGGAGCTGGCGCAGGAGACGGCCAAGGCCACCGAGGACATCGCCCGCCGCGTCGAGGCCATTCAGGCCGACACCGGCGCCGCGGTGACGGCGATCGAGGAGATCAGCGCCATCGTCGCCCAGATCTCCGACCGCCAGACCACGATCGCCTCGGCGGTCGAGGAGCAGACGGCCACCACGAACGAGATGTCGCGGTCGGTCACCGAGGCGGCCGGGGGCACCACGGAGATCGCCGGCAACATCACCGGCGTCTCCACCGCGGCCGAGTCGACCACGCAGGCGCTCACCCAGACGCGCACCGCCGTCGACGAGCTGTCCCGCATGGCCGCCGACCTGCGGACGACGGTCGCGACCTTCACCTACTGA
- a CDS encoding chemotaxis protein CheW: MSATADLKAPATGGQLATFWLDGDLYGVEVEHVQEVLRSQKLTRVPLAPTAVAGLINLRGQVVTAIELRERLGRKPRPEGTDAVVIVVRLHGEAVSLLVDSIADVVDVDATDFETPPDTLDGKARELIRGAYKLSGQLLLALDVQKAVSA; the protein is encoded by the coding sequence GTGTCCGCAACCGCCGATCTGAAGGCCCCCGCCACCGGCGGCCAGCTGGCCACCTTCTGGCTGGACGGCGACCTGTACGGCGTCGAGGTCGAGCACGTGCAGGAGGTGCTGCGCAGCCAGAAGCTCACCCGGGTGCCGCTCGCGCCGACCGCCGTGGCCGGCCTGATCAACCTGCGTGGCCAGGTCGTGACCGCGATCGAGCTGCGCGAGCGGCTGGGCCGCAAGCCCCGGCCCGAGGGCACCGACGCCGTCGTCATCGTCGTCCGGCTGCACGGCGAGGCCGTCAGCCTGCTGGTCGACTCGATCGCCGACGTGGTGGACGTCGACGCCACCGACTTCGAGACGCCGCCGGACACCTTGGACGGCAAGGCCCGCGAGCTGATCCGGGGCGCTTACAAGCTGTCCGGTCAGCTGCTGCTGGCGCTGGACGTCCAGAAGGCCGTCTCTGCATAA